In Oryza glaberrima chromosome 8, OglaRS2, whole genome shotgun sequence, the following are encoded in one genomic region:
- the LOC127782384 gene encoding bZIP transcription factor TRAB1, translating into MDLKDGGGSERRGAAAGAGAAPLARQGSIYSLTFDEFQSTLGGMGGGLGKDFGSMNMDELLRSIWTAEESQAMASAAAAAAEGGLQRQGSLTLPRTLSVKTVDEVWRDFEREASPGAAAADGGGGGGEQQQPRRQPTLGEMTLEEFLVRAGVVRENTAAAAAMVAAAAAPPVAPRSIPAVNNSSIFFGNYGGVNDAAAAAAGAMGFSPVGIGDPTMGNGLMSGVAGIGGGAITVAPVDTSVGQMDSAGKGDGDLSSPMAPVPYPFEGVIRGRRSGGNVEKVVERRQRRMIKNRESAARSRARKQAYTMELEAEVQKLKEQNMELQKKQEEIMEMQKNFFPEMQKNQVLEAVNNPYGQKKRCLRRTLTGPW; encoded by the exons atgGATCTGAAGGATGGCGGGGGGTCGGAgaggaggggggcggcggcgggtgcgggtGCGGCGCCGCTGGCGAGGCAGGGGTCGATCTACTCACTGACGTTCGACGAGTTCCAGAGCACGCTGGGAGGGATGGGGGGAGGGCTCGGGAAGGATTTCGGGTCGATGAACATGGACGAGCTGCTGCGGAGCATCTGGACGGCGGAGGAGAGCCAagcgatggcgtcggcggcggcggcggcggcggaggggggccTGCAGAGGCAGGGGTCGCTCACCCTGCCGCGCACTCTCAGCGTCAAGACGGTGGACGAGGTGTGGCGGGACTTCGAGCGAGAGGCGTCGCCGGGGGCGGCTGctgctgacggcggcggcggcggcggggagcagcagcagcccagGCGGCAGCCGACGCTCGGGGAGATGACGCTGGAGGAGTTCCTGGTCAGGGCCGGGGTCGTCAGAGAGAATACCGCTGCGGCGGCTGCTATGGTAgctgcggccgccgctccgccggtGGCTCCGCGGTCGATTCCGGCTGTCAACAACAGCTCCATCTTCTTCGGGAACTACGGAGGCGTCaatgatgctgctgctgccgctgctggtgCGATGGGTTTCTCACCGGTGGGGATTGGGGATCCGACCATGGGGAATGGGCTGATGTCCGGAGTGGCAGGGATTGGGGGTGGTGCGATCACTGTTGCTCCGGTGGATACATCAGTTGGACAAATGGATTCAGCGGGCAAGGGGGATGGGGACCTGTCATCACCGATGGCGCCAGTGCCGTACCCCTTTGAGGGGGTGataagggggaggaggagcggtggtAACGTGGAGAAGgtggtggagcggcggcagaggaggatgATCAAGAACAGGGAATCTGCAGCTAGATCTCGTGCCCGGAAGCAG GCTTACACAATGGAGTTGGAAGCTGAAGTTCAGAAACTCAAGGAACAGAACATGGAATTGCAGAAGAAACAG GAGGAAATTATGGAAATGCAGAAAAATTTCTTCCCAGAAATGCAGAAAAATCAG GTATTAGAGGCGGTCAACAATCCTTACGGACAAAAGAAGCGTTGCCTAAGAAGAACATTGACAGGTCCCTGGTAA